A section of the Rhizomicrobium sp. genome encodes:
- a CDS encoding VOC family protein, whose amino-acid sequence MLSHLSLGVNDLARATAFYEAVLSPLGFVCVWRNPRGSGFGAAGGEDRLALFARGAAARAPGAGFHLCFAAPDRDAVDAFHAAALAAGGTDAGAPGLRPHYGADYYAAFVIDPDGHKLEAKVE is encoded by the coding sequence ATGCTCAGCCATCTTTCTCTCGGCGTTAACGATCTTGCCCGCGCCACGGCGTTCTACGAGGCGGTGTTGTCACCGCTTGGATTCGTCTGCGTGTGGCGCAACCCGCGCGGCAGCGGGTTCGGCGCGGCGGGCGGCGAGGACCGGCTGGCGCTGTTCGCGCGCGGCGCCGCGGCGCGGGCGCCGGGCGCCGGGTTCCATCTCTGCTTCGCGGCACCCGATCGCGATGCCGTCGACGCATTCCATGCGGCGGCGCTCGCGGCGGGCGGAACCGATGCCGGCGCGCCGGGCCTGCGCCCCCATTACGGCGCCGACTATTACGCCGCCTTCGTCATCGATCCCGACGGCCACAAGCTGGAGGCAAAGGTCGAATAG
- a CDS encoding aromatic ring-hydroxylating dioxygenase subunit alpha produces the protein MTIAPNAFSRGLDLRRVGAHPDYWYPLAWSGEVKAGRTLARRFAGEPIVLFRGASGTVSALEDRCAHRQVPLSLGVVQGDTLKCGYHGWAYSCAGNCIDVPYLGRDRLPNGVRAYPTREVDGLIFVFPGDPALAEDRAPAALGSKADAGYKTRQLNREVACHYSFMHENLFDMNHQFLHRSLMGTIKATCLGRRQGDDWCEVDYTFTRTAGRQSLGEAAILNVMRSEDEGVNADLMTIRTGYPYQSLKVWVNGGEPVLDVWLGYTPLDQQQRTNRTFGYLSVKKPKLPGLIHAAWPFITWFTEGIFAQDKHIVEQEQKAHDAQGGDWNNEVFPPVKDLRAVLARCGVPMDGAEAAPSAERLPSIAAAE, from the coding sequence ATGACGATTGCGCCGAACGCCTTTTCTCGCGGCCTCGATCTGCGCCGCGTCGGCGCCCATCCCGATTATTGGTATCCGCTCGCCTGGAGCGGCGAGGTCAAGGCCGGCAGGACGCTGGCGCGGCGCTTCGCGGGCGAGCCCATCGTGCTGTTTCGCGGCGCGAGCGGCACGGTGTCCGCGCTGGAAGACCGCTGCGCCCACCGCCAGGTCCCGCTGTCGCTCGGCGTCGTGCAGGGCGACACGCTGAAATGCGGCTATCACGGCTGGGCCTATAGCTGCGCCGGCAACTGCATCGACGTGCCCTATCTCGGCCGCGACCGGCTGCCCAACGGCGTGCGCGCCTATCCCACGCGCGAGGTCGACGGCCTGATCTTCGTCTTTCCCGGCGATCCGGCGCTGGCGGAGGACCGCGCCCCGGCCGCGCTCGGCTCGAAGGCCGACGCCGGCTACAAGACGCGCCAGCTCAACCGCGAGGTCGCCTGTCACTACAGCTTCATGCACGAGAACCTGTTCGACATGAACCATCAGTTCCTGCACAGGAGCCTGATGGGCACGATCAAGGCGACGTGCCTGGGCCGCCGCCAAGGCGACGATTGGTGCGAGGTCGACTACACATTCACGCGCACCGCCGGGCGCCAGTCGCTGGGCGAGGCGGCGATCCTCAACGTTATGCGCAGCGAGGATGAGGGCGTGAACGCCGATCTGATGACCATCCGCACCGGCTATCCGTATCAGAGCCTGAAAGTGTGGGTGAACGGCGGCGAGCCGGTGCTCGACGTCTGGCTCGGCTACACCCCGCTCGACCAGCAGCAGCGCACCAACCGGACCTTCGGTTATCTCTCGGTGAAGAAGCCGAAGCTTCCCGGCCTCATCCATGCGGCATGGCCGTTCATCACCTGGTTCACCGAAGGCATCTTCGCGCAGGACAAGCACATCGTGGAGCAGGAGCAGAAGGCGCACGACGCCCAGGGCGGCGACTGGAACAACGAGGTGTTCCCGCCGGTCAAGGACCTGCGCGCGGTTCTGGCGCGCTGCGGCGTGCCGATGGACGGCGCGGAGGCGGCGCCGTCCGCCGAGCGGCTGCCCAGCATCGCGGCGGCGGAATAG
- a CDS encoding type II toxin-antitoxin system VapC family toxin — translation MILVDTNVILDVVGTHSAWRFWSMAALEESAGGDELFIDDVVYAELASGYREMAKLDEALATLRVARAQTPKLALFLAGHAFRQYRRRGTKTGVLPDFFIGAHAFVSGAAVLTRDRGFIETYFPTVTLVSP, via the coding sequence TTGATCCTCGTCGACACCAACGTCATTCTCGATGTGGTGGGAACCCACTCGGCTTGGCGGTTCTGGTCCATGGCCGCTTTGGAAGAATCGGCCGGCGGAGACGAACTGTTCATCGACGATGTCGTCTACGCCGAACTCGCGTCGGGCTATCGAGAGATGGCGAAGCTCGACGAGGCGCTGGCGACATTGCGTGTTGCGCGCGCGCAAACGCCGAAATTGGCGCTCTTTCTGGCCGGACATGCCTTTCGGCAATACCGGCGGCGGGGCACGAAGACGGGCGTGCTGCCCGACTTTTTCATCGGTGCCCATGCCTTCGTCTCGGGCGCGGCGGTGCTCACCCGAGACCGGGGTTTCATAGAGACCTACTTCCCCACCGTGACGCTTGTTTCGCCTTGA
- a CDS encoding AbrB/MazE/SpoVT family DNA-binding domain-containing protein, with product MATTNVTSKGQVTIPKRVRDASGVKAGTKVTVEYRDGGVLIKPVGKATKSDYRKRIESVIGTLDLGMSVDAYMDMLRGED from the coding sequence ATGGCCACCACGAATGTTACGAGCAAAGGCCAAGTGACGATCCCCAAGCGGGTGCGCGATGCATCCGGCGTGAAAGCCGGGACCAAGGTGACGGTCGAATATCGGGACGGAGGTGTTCTGATCAAGCCGGTGGGCAAGGCGACCAAGAGCGACTATCGCAAGCGCATCGAAAGCGTCATCGGCACGCTGGATCTCGGCATGTCGGTCGACGCATACATGGACATGTTGCGGGGAGAAGATTGA
- a CDS encoding DUF934 domain-containing protein, which produces MAFIRVEGGRAAAAEDGFVSVSDDAALPQDGGAIVSLARFIKDRETLLARNAPIGVRLKSDETPEGLGPDLGRLSVVAIEFPKFADGRGFSWARMLRTRLGYTGEVRAVGDYIYDQIAYLVRVGFDGFDPTHPLTADDFNRALTEMTNVYQPSADGKKTIRELRAGK; this is translated from the coding sequence ATGGCGTTCATACGGGTTGAGGGCGGCCGCGCCGCGGCGGCCGAGGACGGCTTCGTGTCCGTATCCGACGACGCGGCACTGCCGCAAGACGGCGGCGCCATCGTCTCGCTGGCGCGCTTCATCAAGGACCGCGAGACGCTGCTGGCGCGCAACGCGCCGATCGGCGTCCGGCTGAAATCCGACGAGACGCCGGAAGGCCTCGGCCCCGACCTGGGGCGGCTGTCGGTCGTCGCCATCGAATTTCCCAAATTCGCCGACGGGCGCGGCTTCTCCTGGGCGCGGATGCTGCGCACGCGGCTGGGCTATACGGGCGAGGTGCGCGCGGTGGGCGACTATATCTACGACCAGATCGCCTATCTGGTGCGCGTCGGCTTCGACGGCTTCGACCCGACGCATCCGCTGACCGCGGACGACTTCAACCGCGCGCTGACCGAGATGACAAACGTCTACCAGCCCTCGGCCGACGGGAAGAAGACGATCCGCGAGCTGCGAGCAGGAAAGTAG
- a CDS encoding nitrite/sulfite reductase, with translation MYRYDEFDAKFVAERVAQFRGQVARRLSGELTEDEFKPLRLMNGLYLQLHAYMLRIAVPYGTLNARQMRMLAHIARKYDKGYGHFTTRQNIQFNWPKLVDVPDILADLATVEMHAIQTSGNCIRNVTADHFAGAAADEIEDPRPLAEIVRQWSSLHPEFVFLPRKFKIAVSGSPHDRAALKFHDMAVEIVKNAAGETGYRVLVGGGMGRTPYVGFVIGEFVAKEDILAFLESVMRVYNQSGRRDNKYKARVKILANALGPEEMHRQVMREFEEISRAGTLQVPREELDRIDAYFAPPKFETLPDTIPAGDADFADWTKTNTHPHRAPGYAIATVSLKPIGGVPGDATDAQLDALADLMDAYGIEEIRVSHEQNLVLPHVRKKDLPAIHARLKELDLATPNAGLITDIIACPGLDYCDLANARSIPIAQDLSRRFAGLARQQDIGELKIKISGCINACGHHHAGHIGILGVDKKGVEFYQLQLGGSGAEDAAIGDIMGPGFGEHEIADAVERVVDLYLKERQGDERFLDTYRRIGMEPFKTVAYGTGAHGVHTG, from the coding sequence ATGTATAGGTATGACGAGTTCGACGCGAAATTCGTCGCCGAGCGCGTGGCGCAGTTCCGCGGCCAGGTGGCGCGCCGCCTCTCCGGCGAACTGACCGAGGACGAGTTCAAGCCGCTCCGGCTGATGAACGGGCTCTACCTGCAACTGCACGCCTATATGCTGCGCATCGCGGTGCCGTACGGCACGCTGAACGCGCGGCAGATGCGCATGCTGGCGCATATCGCGCGCAAATACGACAAGGGCTATGGCCATTTCACCACGCGGCAGAACATCCAGTTCAACTGGCCGAAGCTGGTCGACGTGCCCGACATCCTGGCCGACCTCGCGACGGTCGAGATGCATGCGATCCAGACGTCGGGCAATTGCATCCGCAACGTCACCGCCGATCATTTCGCCGGCGCCGCCGCCGACGAGATCGAGGATCCGCGCCCGCTGGCCGAAATCGTCCGGCAATGGTCGAGCCTGCATCCCGAATTCGTCTTCCTGCCGCGCAAATTCAAGATCGCCGTGAGCGGTTCGCCGCACGACCGCGCGGCGCTGAAATTCCACGACATGGCGGTCGAGATCGTGAAGAACGCGGCGGGCGAGACAGGCTATCGCGTGCTGGTCGGCGGCGGCATGGGGCGCACGCCCTATGTCGGCTTCGTCATCGGCGAGTTCGTGGCGAAGGAAGACATCCTCGCCTTCCTCGAAAGCGTGATGCGCGTCTACAACCAGTCCGGCCGGCGCGACAACAAGTACAAGGCGCGGGTGAAGATCCTGGCCAATGCACTCGGGCCCGAAGAGATGCACCGCCAGGTGATGCGCGAATTCGAGGAGATCAGCCGGGCCGGCACGCTGCAGGTGCCGCGCGAGGAACTCGACCGCATCGACGCATACTTCGCACCGCCGAAATTCGAGACGCTGCCGGACACGATTCCGGCGGGCGACGCCGATTTCGCGGACTGGACAAAGACCAACACCCATCCGCATCGCGCGCCGGGCTATGCCATCGCGACGGTCTCCCTGAAGCCCATCGGCGGCGTGCCGGGCGACGCGACCGACGCGCAGCTCGACGCGCTGGCCGATCTGATGGACGCCTATGGCATCGAGGAAATCCGCGTCAGCCATGAGCAGAACCTCGTGCTGCCGCACGTCCGCAAGAAGGACCTGCCGGCGATCCATGCCCGGCTGAAGGAACTCGATCTCGCCACGCCGAATGCCGGGCTGATCACCGACATCATCGCCTGCCCGGGGCTCGACTATTGCGACCTCGCCAATGCGCGCTCGATCCCGATCGCGCAGGACCTGTCGCGGCGGTTTGCCGGTCTCGCCCGCCAGCAGGATATCGGCGAGCTGAAGATCAAGATCAGCGGCTGCATCAACGCCTGCGGCCATCATCACGCCGGCCATATCGGCATTCTTGGCGTCGACAAGAAGGGCGTGGAGTTCTACCAGCTCCAGCTCGGCGGCTCCGGCGCGGAAGATGCCGCCATCGGCGACATCATGGGGCCCGGCTTCGGCGAGCACGAGATCGCCGACGCGGTGGAGCGCGTGGTCGACCTCTATCTGAAGGAGCGGCAAGGCGACGAGCGCTTCCTCGACACCTATCGCCGCATCGGCATGGAGCCGTTCAAGACCGTCGCTTACGGGACCGGGGCGCATGGCGTTCATACGGGTTGA
- a CDS encoding DUF2849 domain-containing protein: protein MSKVQNPQMLTANRLVDGDVLYWKGGDWVLTLVEGDVFADPKDADAALAAAQKYVTGNVVVAPYLFEVKRNGGGVTPVKEREVIRAAGPTVRHDLGKQATHV from the coding sequence ATGTCAAAGGTTCAGAATCCGCAGATGCTGACCGCGAACCGTCTGGTCGACGGCGACGTTCTGTATTGGAAAGGCGGCGACTGGGTGCTGACGCTGGTCGAAGGCGACGTGTTCGCCGACCCGAAGGACGCCGACGCGGCCCTGGCGGCGGCACAGAAATATGTGACCGGGAACGTGGTGGTGGCGCCCTATCTGTTCGAGGTGAAGCGGAACGGCGGCGGCGTCACCCCCGTCAAGGAGCGCGAGGTCATCCGCGCCGCCGGGCCGACGGTGCGCCACGACCTCGGCAAGCAGGCGACGCATGTATAG
- a CDS encoding type II toxin-antitoxin system VapC family toxin, translated as MLYLLDSNTVIYARDGSGPVLAKFAQFDGSISMSAIVLAELQRGFFKAGSQADLRKARLEELVARIPVVAFDADAARRYGRIIADVGWARGKDFDRMIAAHALSLGATLVTNNQADFSDIPGLVLENWTVP; from the coding sequence TTGCTCTATCTGCTCGATTCCAACACGGTCATATATGCGCGTGACGGATCGGGGCCTGTGCTCGCGAAGTTCGCCCAGTTCGACGGTTCGATCTCGATGTCGGCCATCGTCCTCGCCGAATTGCAACGCGGCTTCTTCAAAGCCGGATCGCAAGCCGACCTGCGAAAGGCGAGACTCGAAGAACTTGTCGCGCGCATTCCGGTCGTCGCGTTCGATGCGGACGCGGCACGCCGCTACGGGCGCATCATCGCCGATGTTGGCTGGGCGCGCGGGAAGGACTTCGATCGCATGATCGCCGCACACGCGCTCAGCTTGGGCGCCACGCTGGTGACGAACAACCAAGCCGACTTCTCCGACATACCCGGCCTTGTCCTGGAAAACTGGACCGTTCCCTAG
- a CDS encoding APC family permease, with protein sequence MAELPPKIKLVDAALYTLALGTGMRWIAVAAAVGPSSLPLWLLALATFFLPLAIATAELTARFDGEGGIYAWTRHVLGPMAGYLCGWSYWIAQLPYFAGILYFLSGLILAALGGDPKDTLSYLAISLALLALVTGVQLAGLRYGKWLPNFGTLGGWIVLAVILVVGVAIAVKGEGATSFRNAAYLPSLNFDTLILWGTIVFAYSGVEAVAFLRNEVEGGMKSILRVLTIVGLGTTFIYIAGTVAFLVILPQSALTRLSGFPDALRLGLAHVGAAGWAAPVIGLFALSMLGQFTAWFGVGARLPFAAGIDAFLPKAFARRHPKTGAPTVSILFQAAMTAVMVLLSQAGASVAGAYDFLVAMGVLTATIPYVFMFAAYLKAARLTPVAGAWAPPGGLRTSFVLGWIGMVSTLLAIACTLVPGPGEAHPVAAIFKFVGSAVAMGAVGLLLYWLSNRRRIAATGAAA encoded by the coding sequence ATGGCTGAGCTGCCGCCCAAGATCAAACTGGTCGATGCCGCGCTTTACACGCTGGCGCTCGGCACCGGCATGCGCTGGATCGCGGTCGCGGCGGCGGTGGGTCCGTCCTCGCTGCCGCTCTGGCTGCTGGCGCTCGCGACCTTCTTCCTGCCGCTGGCAATCGCGACGGCGGAGCTGACGGCGCGGTTCGACGGCGAAGGCGGCATCTATGCCTGGACGCGCCATGTCCTGGGCCCGATGGCGGGCTATCTCTGCGGCTGGTCCTATTGGATCGCGCAGCTCCCCTATTTCGCCGGCATCCTCTATTTTCTCAGCGGCCTGATCCTCGCCGCGCTCGGCGGCGATCCCAAGGACACGCTGTCCTATCTGGCGATCTCGCTGGCGTTGCTCGCGCTCGTCACCGGGGTGCAACTCGCGGGGCTGCGCTACGGCAAATGGCTGCCGAATTTCGGGACGCTGGGCGGCTGGATCGTGCTCGCCGTCATTCTCGTCGTCGGCGTCGCGATCGCCGTGAAGGGCGAGGGCGCCACGTCGTTCCGCAATGCCGCCTACCTGCCGTCGCTGAATTTCGACACCCTGATCCTCTGGGGCACCATCGTCTTCGCCTATAGCGGGGTCGAGGCGGTCGCCTTCCTGCGCAACGAGGTCGAAGGCGGCATGAAGAGCATCCTGCGCGTGCTGACCATCGTCGGCCTCGGCACCACCTTCATCTACATCGCCGGCACCGTCGCGTTCCTGGTGATCTTGCCGCAGAGCGCGCTGACGCGGCTGAGCGGTTTTCCCGATGCGCTCCGGCTGGGCCTTGCCCATGTCGGTGCCGCCGGCTGGGCGGCGCCGGTGATCGGGCTCTTCGCGCTCTCGATGCTGGGGCAGTTTACCGCCTGGTTCGGCGTGGGCGCGCGGCTGCCCTTCGCGGCGGGCATCGATGCCTTCCTGCCGAAGGCATTCGCGCGGCGCCATCCGAAGACCGGTGCGCCGACCGTCTCCATCCTGTTCCAGGCGGCGATGACGGCGGTCATGGTGTTGCTCAGCCAGGCCGGCGCCAGCGTCGCCGGCGCTTACGACTTCCTGGTCGCGATGGGCGTGCTGACCGCGACCATCCCCTACGTCTTCATGTTCGCCGCCTATCTGAAGGCGGCCCGCCTCACGCCCGTCGCCGGCGCCTGGGCCCCGCCCGGCGGCCTGCGGACGAGCTTTGTCCTGGGCTGGATCGGCATGGTCTCGACGCTTCTCGCCATCGCCTGCACCCTGGTGCCGGGGCCGGGCGAGGCGCATCCCGTCGCCGCGATCTTCAAATTCGTCGGTTCGGCCGTCGCGATGGGCGCGGTGGGCCTCCTGCTCTACTGGCTCTCCAATCGCCGCCGCATCGCCGCGACCGGAGCGGCGGCATGA
- a CDS encoding APC family permease — MTDVASGVESFGYKQELKRSLSLFDLLVYGLVFIVPGAPVAVFGIVFNASHGMVPLVYAIGLVAMVFTALSYMAMSKAIPVAGSVYAYAAHALGPAAGFFAGWAILLDYLLLPTLNYVASAIAVHAAFPFLPAWTVVVAFLVFATVVNYFGIETTAKTNVYLLVFQLVILGIFAAVGVWALVHGVAGAHLSTLPLYNPKEASFGLLFGALSLAVLSFLGFDAISTLSEESRGGSHAIARATMASLCVSAVLFVAQTWLASLFVLGRTGFAPGDPTNAAFYDIAQAIGGYWLKFLLTVPVAAMAGVAGALTAQAATARLLFSMARDGKLPRVLAHVNPHRRVPDRAIFAVAAVTLVLGVFLVDKLELLTSMVSFGALVGFLLLHVSVMAYFLGRKQSRDWLRHLVLPAIGLAIVATVLVNAEANAKIAGVLWMIGGLVLFVVLRLLGRSTVLPVDQV, encoded by the coding sequence ATGACCGATGTTGCGTCGGGCGTCGAATCCTTCGGCTACAAGCAGGAGCTGAAGCGCTCCCTCAGCCTGTTCGATCTTCTGGTCTACGGCCTGGTCTTCATCGTGCCGGGCGCGCCGGTCGCGGTGTTCGGCATCGTGTTCAACGCCAGCCACGGCATGGTGCCGCTGGTCTACGCCATCGGTCTCGTCGCCATGGTGTTCACCGCGCTCTCCTATATGGCGATGTCCAAGGCGATCCCCGTCGCCGGCTCGGTCTATGCCTATGCCGCGCATGCGCTGGGCCCGGCGGCCGGGTTCTTCGCCGGCTGGGCGATCCTGCTCGACTATCTGCTGCTGCCGACGCTGAACTATGTCGCCTCCGCCATCGCGGTGCACGCGGCCTTTCCGTTCCTGCCGGCATGGACGGTCGTCGTCGCCTTCCTCGTCTTCGCGACGGTGGTGAACTATTTCGGGATCGAGACCACGGCGAAGACGAACGTCTATCTCCTGGTGTTCCAGCTCGTCATCCTCGGCATCTTCGCCGCGGTTGGGGTGTGGGCGCTCGTCCATGGCGTGGCGGGGGCGCATCTGTCGACGCTGCCGCTCTACAATCCGAAGGAGGCGAGCTTCGGCCTCCTGTTCGGCGCGCTGTCGCTGGCGGTGCTGAGCTTTCTCGGCTTCGACGCGATCTCGACCCTGTCGGAGGAATCGCGCGGCGGATCGCATGCCATCGCGCGCGCCACCATGGCCTCGCTCTGCGTCTCGGCGGTGCTGTTCGTGGCCCAGACCTGGCTCGCCTCGCTCTTCGTGCTCGGCCGCACCGGCTTCGCGCCCGGCGATCCGACCAATGCCGCGTTCTACGACATCGCCCAGGCCATCGGCGGCTATTGGCTGAAATTCCTCCTGACCGTGCCGGTCGCGGCGATGGCCGGCGTCGCGGGCGCGCTGACCGCCCAGGCGGCGACGGCGCGGCTGCTCTTCTCCATGGCGCGCGATGGCAAGCTGCCGCGCGTCCTCGCCCATGTGAACCCGCACCGCCGCGTGCCCGACCGCGCGATCTTCGCGGTGGCCGCCGTGACGCTGGTGCTCGGCGTCTTCCTGGTCGACAAGCTGGAGCTGCTCACCTCCATGGTCAGCTTCGGCGCGCTGGTCGGCTTTCTCCTGCTTCATGTCTCCGTGATGGCCTATTTCCTCGGGCGCAAGCAGAGCCGCGACTGGCTGCGGCATCTGGTTCTTCCGGCCATCGGCTTGGCCATCGTCGCCACCGTGCTCGTCAACGCCGAGGCCAACGCCAAGATCGCCGGCGTGCTCTGGATGATCGGCGGGCTGGTGCTGTTCGTGGTCCTGCGCCTGCTCGGCCGCTCCACCGTGCTTCCGGTGGACCAGGTGTGA
- a CDS encoding MFS transporter: protein MSDVAAVNPPVIKRRHVAAAVAGNALEFYDFTSYAFFATAIGQAFFPSGPAGLTQTEFGSLMASLGTFWAGFLLRPVGGMVIGAYSDRVGRRPAMLLSFTLMGVSILALALIPSYSSIGVAAPILAVLARLAQGFALGGEVGPTTAYLVEAAPPAHRGLYASWQGASQSIASFTGGGVGVLLSLVLAPHLLDVWGWRIAFLIGAVTLPFGLILRRTLPETLHAPDHLPVYDAKQAGAVQIVGDHARPIILGLLILAGGTISTYVLNYMTTFARTTLHMGSTVAFSATLVLGLFGALSSLAGGWLSDRYGRRNIMVWPRIVFCLSIIPLFTWIVTQHSAFALLGGSALLAIIGSISSSAFYVAFGESLPKHVRGVIFATVYATSITVFGGSTQSVITWLIHVTGNPMAPAWYLVAATAVSIVAMYLMAETAPVRLAKPEPAE from the coding sequence GTGTCAGACGTTGCCGCCGTCAACCCGCCCGTCATCAAGCGCCGCCATGTCGCCGCCGCGGTCGCGGGCAATGCGCTCGAATTCTACGATTTCACGAGCTACGCGTTCTTCGCCACCGCCATCGGCCAGGCGTTCTTCCCCTCCGGCCCCGCCGGTCTGACGCAGACCGAATTCGGCAGCCTGATGGCCTCGCTCGGCACCTTCTGGGCCGGGTTCCTGCTCCGACCCGTGGGCGGCATGGTCATCGGCGCCTATTCGGATCGCGTCGGCCGCCGCCCCGCCATGCTCCTCAGCTTTACGCTCATGGGCGTCTCCATCCTCGCGCTGGCGCTGATCCCGTCCTATAGCAGCATCGGAGTCGCGGCGCCCATCCTCGCCGTCCTGGCGCGCCTGGCGCAGGGTTTCGCGCTCGGCGGCGAAGTCGGCCCGACCACCGCCTATCTCGTGGAAGCGGCGCCGCCGGCGCATCGCGGCCTCTATGCGAGTTGGCAGGGCGCCAGTCAGAGCATCGCCAGCTTCACCGGCGGCGGCGTCGGCGTGCTGCTGTCGCTGGTCCTGGCGCCGCATCTGCTGGATGTCTGGGGCTGGCGCATCGCCTTCCTGATCGGCGCGGTGACGCTGCCCTTCGGCCTCATCCTGCGCCGCACGCTGCCCGAGACGCTGCACGCGCCGGACCACCTGCCGGTCTATGACGCAAAGCAGGCGGGCGCGGTGCAGATCGTGGGCGATCATGCGCGGCCCATCATTCTCGGCCTCCTGATCCTGGCCGGCGGCACGATATCGACCTATGTGCTGAACTACATGACGACCTTCGCGCGCACCACCCTGCATATGGGCTCGACCGTGGCGTTCTCCGCGACGCTGGTCCTCGGGCTGTTCGGCGCGCTTTCGTCGCTGGCCGGAGGCTGGCTGTCCGACCGCTATGGACGGCGCAACATCATGGTCTGGCCGCGCATCGTGTTCTGCCTGTCGATCATCCCGCTGTTCACCTGGATCGTGACGCAGCACAGCGCCTTCGCGCTGCTCGGCGGCTCGGCGCTGCTTGCCATCATCGGAAGCATCAGCAGCTCGGCCTTCTATGTCGCGTTCGGCGAAAGCCTGCCCAAGCATGTGCGCGGCGTCATTTTCGCCACCGTCTATGCCACCTCGATCACCGTGTTCGGCGGCTCGACGCAATCGGTCATCACCTGGCTGATCCACGTCACCGGCAATCCGATGGCGCCGGCGTGGTATCTGGTCGCCGCCACCGCCGTCAGCATCGTGGCGATGTATCTGATGGCCGAGACAGCGCCCGTGCGGCTGGCGAAACCGGAGCCCGCGGAATGA
- a CDS encoding PaaI family thioesterase: MTDRAADPQPLWHSLGIEKVVDHGAGGRAVLHIRARMEMCHSGGIVQGGFVTGWIDAAMAHVVIAATNFEFSPLSLEIKVSFLQSAAPGLIVAEAWIERRGRSTAFLEGHIRNETGEVLAKGSSTVRLVPMKRAG, translated from the coding sequence ATGACCGATCGCGCCGCCGATCCGCAACCGCTGTGGCACAGCCTCGGCATCGAGAAGGTGGTCGACCATGGCGCGGGCGGCCGCGCCGTTCTCCACATCCGCGCGCGGATGGAGATGTGCCATTCCGGCGGCATCGTGCAGGGCGGCTTCGTCACCGGCTGGATCGATGCGGCGATGGCCCATGTCGTGATCGCGGCGACGAATTTCGAATTCTCGCCGCTCAGCCTGGAAATAAAGGTCTCCTTCCTGCAATCGGCCGCGCCCGGCCTGATCGTCGCCGAGGCCTGGATCGAGCGCCGGGGCCGCAGCACGGCCTTCCTCGAAGGCCACATCAGGAACGAGACGGGCGAGGTTCTCGCCAAAGGCTCCTCGACCGTGCGGCTCGTGCCGATGAAGCGGGCAGGTTAG
- a CDS encoding ABC transporter permease, which yields MKTWPRYVVPALVFVAALAFWEWRVHALGISPLVLATPNEIWAAFFEHADILLPALLFTVRITAFAFVLATVAGVGLAVLFSQSRLIEYALYPFAVVLQVTPVVAIAPLLLIWIGYDNVTEVLVVLAWIIAFFTVLSNTITGLRSADHNLIDLMKLYGASRWQVLWRLQLPGALPYILTGMKISGGLALIGAVTAEFVAGSGTDLGLGWVITLANRNLDTAQEFAALALLSILGIAILFAMTALEWALLHRWHESAVKREN from the coding sequence ATGAAGACCTGGCCCCGCTATGTCGTGCCGGCGCTGGTGTTCGTGGCGGCGCTCGCCTTCTGGGAATGGCGGGTGCACGCGCTGGGCATCTCGCCGCTCGTGCTGGCGACACCGAACGAGATCTGGGCCGCGTTCTTCGAACATGCCGACATCCTCCTGCCGGCGCTGCTGTTCACGGTGCGGATCACCGCCTTCGCCTTCGTGCTCGCCACCGTCGCGGGCGTCGGCCTCGCGGTCCTGTTCAGCCAGAGCCGGCTGATCGAATACGCGCTCTATCCCTTCGCCGTGGTCCTGCAGGTGACGCCGGTGGTCGCCATCGCGCCCCTGCTGCTGATCTGGATCGGCTACGACAACGTCACCGAGGTCCTGGTCGTGCTGGCCTGGATCATCGCCTTCTTCACCGTGCTGTCGAACACCATCACCGGCCTGCGCTCCGCCGACCACAACCTGATCGACCTGATGAAGCTCTATGGCGCGTCGCGCTGGCAGGTTCTGTGGCGGCTGCAATTGCCCGGCGCCCTGCCCTACATCCTGACCGGCATGAAGATCTCCGGCGGGCTGGCGCTGATCGGCGCGGTGACGGCCGAGTTCGTCGCCGGCTCGGGCACCGATCTGGGGCTCGGCTGGGTGATCACGCTGGCCAACCGCAATCTCGACACGGCGCAGGAATTCGCCGCGCTGGCCCTGCTGTCGATCCTGGGCATCGCGATCCTGTTCGCGATGACGGCCCTGGAATGGGCCCTGCTCCACCGCTGGCACGAGAGCGCGGTGAAGCGGGAAAACTAA